The DNA window CTGCCCTCCGGCGTCCTGCGCGCCGGCCCGCGTACCCGCCTGACAGTGCTGCCGGCGTAGGCGCGCCGGCTCCCGCTGCCGGCCGGCCCGCTTCCCGTCGACCCGATCAAGAGGTTCGCGTCAGGTTCCAGCCCGGGCCTGACGCAAACCTCTTGATCGACGCGTTCCGGCGGGGCGGGTGCGGTGGGTCGCCGGGGGGTGTCCCCATGCGCTAGCCTAACGATCGTTCAGGTCACTTGCCGTGCCGCTCCTGGGGCGGTACGGCCGGGTCAGGCGGCGAGGGAGTCGGCGTGACGCTCGACGGTGAGGCACTGGAGCAGCTGCGCAAGCGGGCCCGGGCCGGTGGTGCGGACAAGTACCACGCGGCGAACGCGGCCAAGGGCAAGCTCTTCGCCCGCGAGCGGGTGGCGCTGCTGGTCGACGCGGGCTCGTTCGTCGAGGACGGCCTGTACGCCAACGCGCTCGCCGAGGGGCTGCCCGCCGACGGCGTCGTCACCGGCACCGCCACGATCGACGGCCGCCCGGTCTGCCTGATGGCCAACGACTCCACGGTCAAGGCCGGCAGTTGGGGCGCCCGCACGGTCGAGAAGATCATCCGGATTATCGAGCGCGCGTACACGGCGGGCGTGCCGATGGTCTACCTGGTCGACTCGGCCGGCGCGCGGATCACCGACCAGGTCGAGCTGTTCCCCGGCCGGCGCGGCGCCGGGAAGATCTTCTGGAACCAGGTCCGCGCCTCCGGCTCGATTCCGCAGGTCTGCGCGCTGTTCGGGCCGAGCGCCGCCGGCGGGGCGTACATTCCGGCGTTCTGCGACGTGGTCGCCATGGTGGACGGCAACGCCAGCATGTATCTCGGCTCCGACCGGATGGTCGAGATGGTCACCGGCGAGAAGACCACCCTGGAGGCGATGGGCGGGGCCAAGGTGCACTCCGCCGAGTCCGGCGTCGGGCACTTCCTCTGCAAGACCGAGGCCGAGGCGCTGGACGTGGTCCGGCGCTACCTGTCGTACCTGCCGGCGAACTGGACCCAGCAGCCGCCCACGGCGCCCGCGGTCGAAGCGCCCGAGAAGGCCGACCTGGCCGCGCTGGTGCCGGCCAGCGAGCGGCAGGCGTTCGACATGCGCCGGTACGTCAAGGGCCTGCTCGACGAGGGGTCCTTCTTCGAGATCCAGGCGCTCTGGGCCAAGGAGCTGACCATTGGCTTCGGCCGGCTGAACGGCGAGGTCGTCGGCGTGGTCGGCAACAACTCGATGTTCAAGGGCGGCGTCCTCTTCGTCGACTCGGCCGACAAGGCGACACGCTTCGTGCAGCTCTGCGACGCGTTCAACGTGCCGCTGCTGTTCCTCTCCGACGTGCCCGGGTTCATGGTCGGCAGCGCGGTGGAGAAGCAGGGCATCATCCGGCACGGGGCCAAGATGATCACCGCGATCTCCGAGGCGACGGTGCCGAAGATCTGCGTGGTGGTCCGCAAGGCGTACGGCGCGGGCCTGTACGCGATGGCCGGCCCGGGCTTCGAGCCGGACGCCACCATCGCGCTGCCGACCGCGAAGATCGCCGTGATGGGCGCGGAGGCGGCGGTCAACGCGGTCTACGCCAACAAGATCGCGGCGATCGCCGACGAGGCCGAGCGGGCCGCCTTCGTGGCCGCGAAGCGCGAGGAGTACGAGCGCGACATCGACATCGTCCGGCTCGCCAGCGAGTTGGTGGTCGACGCCATCGTCGAGCCGCACGAGCTGCGCGCCGAGCTGGTCCGCCGGTTCGCCGCCGCCCGCACCAAGGACCGCCACTTCTCCCGGCGCCGGCACGGCGTCACCCCGGTCTGACCGGGCCGCCACCGCGCCCGCCCGACCCGACCCGGCCAGCACCCCGCGCCACCCCGACAGAGGCCGTACCAAAGCGGCGTCACGAGCGCCCGGCGGAGGAACCCGTACAGGAGGAACCGATGGACTTCCGGCTCACCGAGGAGCACGAGGCGCTGCGGGAGAGCGTGCGGGAATTCGCCCGCGAGGTGGTCGCCCCGGTCATCGCCGAGCACTACGAGAAGCACACCTTCCCGTACGAGATCGTCCGGCAGATGGGCAAGATGGGCCTGTTCGGCCTGCCCTTCCCAGAGGAGCACGGCGGCATGGGCGGCGACTATTTCGCGCTCTGCCTGGCCCTGGAGGAGTTGGCCCGGGTCGACTCCAGCGTGGCGATCACCCTCGAGGCGGCGGTCTCCCTCGGCGCGATGCCGATCCACCGTTTCGGCACGGCCGAGCAGAAGGCGCGGTGGCTGCCGAAGCTCGTCAGCGGCGAGGCCCTGGCCGGCTTCGGGCTGACCGAGCCGGGCTTCGGCTCCGACGCGGGTGGCACCCAGACGCGGGCGGTCCTGGACGCCGACGAGTGGGTGATCAACGGCTCGAAGGCGTTCATCACCAACTCGGGCACCGACATCACGGCGCTGGTCACGGTCACCGCCGTCACCGGCACCCGCCCGGACGGCGCCAAGGAGCTGTCCACGATCATCGTGCCGTCCGGCACCCCCGGCTTCACCGTCGCGCCCGCGTACTCGAAGGTCGGCTGGACCGCCTCGGACACCCACGAGCTGACCTTCGACGACTGCCGGGTGCCGGCCGCCAACCTGCTCGGCGAGCGCGGCCGGGGCTTCGCCCAGTTCCTGCGCATCCTCGACGAGGGACGGATCGCCATCGCCGCCCTGGCCGTCGGCCTGGCGCAGGGCTGCGTCGACGAGTCGGTGAAGTACGCGAAGGAGCGCCAGGCGTTCGGCCGGCCGATCGGCAACTACCAGGCGATCCAGTTCAAGATCGCCGACATGGAGATGAAGGCGCACACGGCCCGGCTCGCGTACTACGACGCCGCCGCCCGGATGCTCGCGGGCGAGCCGTTCAAGCGCCAGGCCGCGATCGCCAAGCTGCACGCCAGCACGGTGGCCGTCGACAACGCCCGCGAGGCCACCCAGATTCACGGCGGCTACGGCTTCATGAACGAGTACCCGGTGGCGCGGTTCTGGCGGGACTCCAAGATCCTGGAGATCGGCGAGGGCACCAGCGAGGTGCAGCGAATGATCATCGCGCGCGACCTGGGCATGTGAGCGGAGGCCCCGCACGGACGGGGCTGCTCTCGCCGCAACCCGCTGTCGGATATCCGCCCCGAGGGGCGTCGGCAGGGCGACGCTTGGCTGCCCACCGTCGTACCCGATCCGTACCCTTCCTGCCCATGGCTTCCGATCATGATCGTCCGCCGGCTGCGGGCGGTCGTACCGGATTGTCGGACCTGCTGCGCGCGTACCGCCGCGTCGCCGGCCTCACCCAGGCGGAGCTGGCGGCGCGGGCGGGCATCGGCGTGCGGACGGTCCGTGACCTGGAGCGCGGCCGGTCGGCGCGGCCCCAGCGGACCACCGTCGACCTGCTCGCCGGCGCCCTCGACCTCGCCGGCCAGGCCCGCGCGGAGTTCGTCGCCGCCGCGCGCGGCGGCGTCCCTCCGGCCGGTGCCCCGGCACCGCCCGGCGGCCGGCCCGCCGCGCCACCGTCGTGGACCCGGCGATCCTCCGCGGGCGGCGGGCCGTCGCCCGTCCCCCTCCCCGCCGGTACGCCGATCGCGCTCCCGCCCCCGGTCGAGCTGATCGGCCGGGAGCGGGACGTGACCGAACTGGTCGAACTGCTCACCGCCGACCATGCCCCCGGGGTGGTCAGCCTGGTCGGGCTGGCCGGGGTAGGCAAGACCGCGCTGGCTCTGACCGTGGCGCACGCCGTCGCCGAGCGGGCCCCGGCCGCCGTCGCCGGGGTGCTCGTCGGGGAGGGCTCGGACGTCGCCGACGTGCTCTCCACGGTGGCGGCCGTCTTCGGCGCGGCCCGCCCGGGCGACCTCGCCGCCCGGCCCGCCGGACGGCCGGCACTGCTGCTGATCGACGCGGTGGAGCGGGCGCCGGACCCGGTGGCGGAGGCCCTGCACTGGCTCGCCGGGGCCGTTCCGACGCTACGGGTGCTGGTGACCGGCCGGCACCCCGTCGGCCTGTCCGGCGAGCGCGTCTGGCCGGTGACGCCGCTGGACGTACCGCCGCCGGAGCTGGACCCCGCCGGGCCGGAGGCGCTCGCCGGCTACCCGGCGGTGGCGCTGTTCGCCGCGCGGCTGGCCCAGGTGCGGCGCGAGCCGCCGGAGCCCGCGGAGCTGCCCGCCCTCGCGGCATTGGTCCGCCAGCTGGGCGGGCTGCCGCTGGCCATCGAGCTCATGGCCGCCCGGGGGCGCATTCTCGACCTCAACGAACTGCTCGACCGGTACGGCGACCGGGTGCTCGACCTCGCCACCCCGCCCGCCCCGGCGCCCGGGTCGGGCTGGGCGGCGGCCGAGCCCGTGGGCGCGCACCTCCCCCGACCGCGTGACCCCGCAGCCGGGGTCGTGCCGGGCGGGTCGGTCGTCGGCACGGGTTCGGCCCGGGGCGGGGCGGTCACCCTGCGGGACGCGGTGGCGGCGAGCTACCGGCTCCTCGGCCCCGACGAGCGCGCGGCGCTGCGGCGGCTCTCGGCGTTCCGCAACCGCTGGTCGGTGGAGCTGGCCGAGGAACTGCTCGCCGACGCCCCCGAGCCCGCCGTCCCGATCGATCCGGTGCCGCTGCTGGACCGGCTGCTCCAGCTCGGCCTGCTCAGCGTCCGGGGGACCGGCCCGTTCCGGTTCCGGCTGCTCGACGCGGTCCGGGAGTTCGCCGCCGAGCAGGCCGCCGGCGCCGGGGAACTGCCCAATGTCCGCCGGCGGCACGCCGAGGTGGTGGCCCGGCTGGTGGCTCGTACGGCCGCCGAACTGGTCGGCCCCCAGTCGGCCCCGGCGCTGCGCCGGCTCGACGAGGCCACCGGCGACATCAGGGCGGCACTGGCCCATGCCGCCGTGGACGACCCGGTCACCGCGCTGCGGCTGGCCACCGGTCTGGTGCGCTGGTGGCGGTACCGGGGCCGGGACGTCGTCGGGCGGCAGTGGCTGGGCCGGCTGCTGGCCGACCCACGTACGGCGGACGTCGAGCCGGTGCTGCGCGCGTGGGCGGCGCTCGGCGCGGCCCGGCTGGCCGTCGAGCACGGCGCGGCGGAGCAGGAGCTGCCCGCGGCCCGGGCCGCCTGGGCGGCGTTCCACCGGGCCGGCGACGTCGGTGGGGAGGTGGAGGCGCGGACGGTGCTCTGCGCGCTGTTGGCCGCCACCGGCGCGCACGACGAGGCGCGGGAGCAGGCGAGCGGCGTCCTCGCCCTGGCCACCCGCCACGGCCGGGTACGCGACATGGCGGTGGCGCAGCGCGAGCTCGCCCGGCACGAGCTGCGGAGGGGTGACCTGCCGGCCGCCCGCCGTCGCCTGGCCACCCTGGACCGGCTGGCCGCCCAGTGCGGGGAACGGCGACTGCGGGTGCTGGCCCGGGCCGACCTGGCCGAGGTGGCCCGGCTGGAGGGCCGGTACGCCGACGCGGTGAAGCAGGGACGACGGGTGGCCTCCGCGTTGGCGGAACTGGGCGATCCGGGGCACCGGCGCCGGGTCCTCGGCACGGTCGGGCTGGCGCTGGCCCAGGACGGACGCCCGGACGAGGCCGGTCAGGTGCTGGCCGACCTGCGCTGCTACTCGGAGGGGGAGGCCCTGCCCGGGCGCGCGGGGGTGCGCCGACCGACCGCTGTCCGCCCCGAGGACGGGATCTGCGCGCTGATCGAGGCATACGTGGCCCTGCACCGGGGTGACCGGGAGGTGGCGGCGGAGTGGTTCGCCGCGGCGGCGGAGGCGGGCGTCGAGAACCGGGTGGGCCCGTCAGGGGGGTGAAAGCGGGGGTGGCGCGAGCGAAGTAGCCCCCTGGCGAAACCCCTCACTCATCGCTCGCGCCGGCACCCCCAGTGCCCCCCCGCTTGAGAGCACAGTAACCACAGCGGGCGAGACGGTTCGTCCGCTACGCCCGGATAACTCCGGCTGAACGGGCAGGTTCTGCCGGTTTTTCTGCCGGTGCCGGGCGGACTTGGGGTGGCGACGCGAGCGCGGCCGGGGCGGCGGAATCAGCAGCCGTCCTCGCCGACAGTCCCGGTGCTGCCCGCGGTCGCTCCCGGGTGTACGGCGTCGCGTACCTGCCGGAGGCCTTCGAGGAGGACGCGCAGCACATCCGGCTCGAGTTGCCCGGTGAACCACTCCTCGATGATGCGCAGGTGCCCCGGAAGGGTCTGGTCCAGGCGCTCCAGGCCGGCCGCGGTGACCACCGCGTACGAGCTGCGCCGGTCTGACGGACAGGCCCTGCGGCGGATGAGGCCGTCGCGTTCCATCCGGTCCACCACGCGGGTGACGCCGCTGGTGGAGAGCGAGGTCTGCGCGGCCAGGTCGGTCATCCGCAGTTGGTTGCCGGGCGAGCGGGCGAGGCGGGTCAGCACCTCGAACTCGACCGGCGAGAGCCCGTGCTGCTCGAACTGGGCGGCGAACCGGGCGGACAGCCCGGCGTGCGCCTCGACGAGCAGGCCGACCGCGGTGATCCGCGGGTCCTCGAACACGTTCTGGTCCACGCGCCCATCCTAGCAGTCCTTGACGCGGGGAATATTGTTATGGCTATAGTTGCTACGTCAGCCGTTGGGCTACTCAAACACCCCCTGGAGGAGAGCACCATGACCAGCAGCACCGGATCGGTTACCCGCGAGTGGGACGGCCTCACCATCCCGACCGCCGGCACCTATCTGCTGGACGCGGCGCACAAGCGGGTCGGGTTCGTCGCCCGGCACATGATGGTCAGCAAGGTCCGCGGTGAGTTCGCCGAGGCGACCGCCACGATCACCGTCGCCGAGGACCCCCTGGAGTCGTCCGTCGTCGCCACCATCCAGGCCGCGAGCATCAACACGGCGCAGGCCGACCGCGACGCCCACCTGCGCAGCCCCGAGTTTCTCGACGCCGAGTCCTTCCCGACCCTGGAATACCGGAGCACGGGCGTCAAGTCCCGCAACGGCAACGAGTTCGTCCTCTCCGGCGAACTGACGGTCAAGGGCGTCACCCGGCCGGTCGACCTGGAGGTCGAGTTCGAGGGCGTCGGCCGTACGCCGTTCGGCACCGACGTCTTCGGCTTCACCGCCACCACCGAGATCGACCGCGAGGAGTTCGGCCTGACCTGGAACGTCGCCCTGGAGACGGGTGGCGTGCTGGTGGGCAAGAAGATCAAGATCGAGATCGAGGGCGAGGCTGTCCGCCAGGCCTGACCACAGCGAACCACGAGGCCCCGGGCCCGCGCCGCACCAGTCGGCGCGGGCCCGTCGCCGTCTCCGCCGCCCGCGCCCCGCAACCACCAGCCGGTGGTGCGATTCGTCACGCGTCGCTCACCGCCGTGGATGGTGGCGGGCCCGGTGAGCTGGGTAGAGATTCCGGCCGGGAGCGCGTTCCGGTCGGGTCGTGGTCGTCCGCCGCGGTGATCGCCCGGCGTCGACCTCTGGCCCGGCACGGTGGGCGCTTTTACCCTAGATGGTTCACAATCCGCTGCGGGGAAGCTCCAGCCCGTAGCGCCTCGCGCCGGGAGGGCACATGGGCAAGGACGTCGAGCAGGGTGCCTTCTCCCGGGAGGACCGGGTCCGCTACCGGCAGAAGGTCCGGCGGTGCCTGGACGTCTTCGCGCTGATGCTGGACGACTTCGGGTTCGACGCCGACCGGCCGATGACCGGCCTGGAGATCGAGCTGAACCTCGTGGACGCGGCCGCCGAGCCGGCCATGCGCAACGAGGAGATTCTCGCCGCCATCGCCGACCCGCTCTTCCAGACCGAACTGGGACAGTTCAACCTGGAGCTGAACGCCCAGCCCCGGCTGATCGAGGGAACCGGCTTCGCCGACTACGAGCGCGAGCTGCGCAACAGCCTCGACCGGGCCGACGAGCGGGCGGCCCGGTCCGACGCCCGGATCCTCCTGGTCGGCATCCTGCCCACCCTCACCGAACGCCACCTCGTCGTCGACAACCTCTCCACCAACGCCCGGTACCGGGTGCTCAACGACCAGATCGTCGGCGCCCGGGGCGAGGACATCGAGCTGGACATCCGGGGTGTGGAGCGGCTGCGGACGCACACCGACTCGATCGCGCCGGAGGCGGCCTGCACCAGCCTCCAGTTCCACCTCCAGGTCGCGCCGGACAGCTTCGCCGACTACTGGAACGCGTCCCAGGCCATCGCCGGGGTGCAGGTCGCGATCGGGGCCAACTCCCCGTTCCTGTACGGGCGGCAGCTCTGGGCCGAGACCCGCATCGCCCTGTTCCAGCAGGCCACCGACACCCGTCCCGACGAGCTGAAGGCCCAGGGCGTCCGTCCCCGGGTCTGGTTCGGTGAGCGCTGGATCACCTCGATCTTCGACCTGTTCGAGGAGAACGTCCGCTACTTCCCGCCGCTGCTGCCCGTCTGCGAGGACGAGGACCCCGTCGAGGTGCTGCACGCCGGCGGGGTGCCCGAGCTGAGCGAGCTGCGGCTGCACAACGGCACCGTCTACCGGTGGAACCGCCCGGTCTACGACATCATGAACGGCCGCCCGCACCTGCGCGTGGAGAACCGGGTGCTGCCCGCCGGGCCGACCGTGGTCGACATGCTCGCCAACGCCGCGTTCTACTTCGGACTCGCCCGAGGGTTGGCCGAGGCGGACCGGCCGATCTGGAGCCAGCTCACGTTCAGCTCGGCGGAGGAGAACTTCCACGCGGCCGCCCGGCGCGGCATGGACGCCGTCCTGCACTGGCCCCGCCTCGGCGACGTACCGGTGACCAAGCTGGTGCTGGACACGCTGCTGCCGACGGCCGCGACCGGGCTGGACCGCTTCGGCGTGGCCCCCGCCGAGCGGGACCGGCTGCTCGGCATCATCGAGCAGCGCTGCCGTACCGGCCGCAACGGCGCGGTCTGGCAGACCGAGGCGGTCTGGGCCGCCGAACGCCACCGGCGCATGGACCGCGACACTGCCCTGCACCACATGGTGCGGCGCTACGCGGAACTCCAGCGCGGCAACGAGCCGGTGCACACCTGGCCGGTCGACTGACCGGCGGTCAGCGGGCGCGCCGGGCGCCGCGGGACCTCGGCGCCGGCCGCTCCGCCGCCACGTCACCCCCCGCCGCGGGTACGCCGCCCGCGTCGCCGGGGCCAGTTTCGCCGGCGGCCCGGGCCGTGCCGGTCGTGGCGCTGCCGCGGGGCACGGCCGATCCGACCGGCACGGGGGACGTGAGCGGCTCGGCCGGCCCGGTGGACGGCACAGCCCCGCCCGACCCGACCGGCTCGGACGGCGGCCCGGCGGGGGCGTCGTCCACCTCGCCGGTACGCTGCCGCGGTATCGCCACCGGCACGTCCGGGACCGCCACCGGCACGTCCGGGACCGCCACCGGCACGTCCGGGACCGCCACCGGCACGTCCGGGACCGCCACCGGCACGTCGGGGCGGCGGCGCGCCGCCCGTTGGGCCAGCGCGGCGGCCAGTACCGACCCGGCGAAGCCGGCGACGACGGCGTACGGCGCGACGAGGTGCGCCGACACCTGCTCCCGGCCGATCGCGGTGAGCCCGGGCACGGCGAGCAGGTAGGCGAGCGCGACGAGCAGCGGGCCGGCCGCGCCCGAGGCCGCCGCCCCGAGCCGGCGCTGCGGCGACCGGGCGGTACGCCGGGCGGCCAGCGACCCGATGAGCACCGCCGAGCCGAGCGCCAGCACCGCCCCCGGCCAGTAGAACCAGCCCCGGATCCAGAGGCTCGGGCTGTCGGCGCCGAGCTGCCAGATCCCGAGCTGCGCACTGCTCAGCCCGCGCCCGGACAGCACGCCGTCGAGCACGGCGACCACCGCGAGGACCCAGAGCCAGCCGACGGTGGCGATCACGTTCGCGGCGGCGGCCGGCGAGCGCAGCGCCCAGACCGCCGTCAGCAGCCCGACCAGCAGGCCAGCCCCGGCGTAACAGGCGGCCACGGTCTGCGGCGCCGCGACGCCCGGCACGGTGACCGCCCGGGCCGGCACGGCCACCAGCAGCATGGTGAGCAGGGCGCCGACGGCGCCGGCCAGCGCCAGGGCGATCGCCGTCGCCGGGCCACCGTCGTCCATCCGCCGGGTCGCCGGGTCCTCGGCCGTCGTACGACGGGTCGCCGGGTCCTCGGCCGGCGAGGGTGCGTCGACGGGGCCGACCGCGACCTCGCCGGGGCCGGCGGGCGCCCGCCGCAGCCGCTGGGCGCAGACCGCGCCCGCGATCGTCGAGGTGCCCGCGATCCAGGTCGACCAGGCGAGGCTGGCCAGCCAGGCCGCCTCACCCGTGGTGGCGTCCGTCGCCCAGTCGATGATGCCCAGCCCGTAGCCGAAACCCAGTTGGGCCGCGCCCGCGCCGGCGGCGACGCCGGCAGCGGTGGCGATCGATCCTCCCCAGCCCAGTCTGGCCATGCCGGGCAGCGTAACCCTCCTCGGCCGGCCCGGCGAGTCGCGGCGGAAGAGCCCCGGCCGGAGCGCTTGGCGCGGTCCCGGTACGGTCGCCGGTGAATGAGGTGGTGGGCGCGATGACCGACGGGATCACCGGTGGGGAGACGTACCCGGGCGAGCCGGCGACGGACGGGCCGGGACGGCTGACGAAGGCGCTCGGCGCCGGCCTCGCCGTCGCGCTGCTCGCCACGATCGGCGCGACCGGCGGCTGGCTGCTGGCCGGCGACGAGGGCACCCCGCCCGCGCCACCGGACGCGGGCGCCGGCGCGCGGGTCACGCCCTCCGAGGCGTCGCCGCCGACCGTCCGGACGCCCGCGCCGACGCATCGGACCAGCGCGCCCGCCCAGGCCAGCGGCCTGACCGTCCCGCCCGTGGTCGGCACGGACTTCGAGGACGCCCGGGACGAGCTGCGGGACCGGCGCCTCGGCTGGCGGCTGGTCTTCGGCACGGGTACGGGGCGGCAGGTGGCCCGCAGCACCCCGCCGCCGGGCGCGCCCGTGAGCCGGGGCACCACCGTCACGCTGTACGTCGCCGGACCCGCGCCCACGCTCACCGTGCCGGACCTGCTCGGCGACGACTGCGACGACGCGGCCGACGAACTGGTCGACGAGGGCTTCTACCCGCGCTACCGCACCGGCCGCAAGGGCACCGTCACCGCCCAGCACCCCGGCCCCGACACCCCCGCCTCCTGGAACGACGAGGTGGCCCTGACCTGCGGTGACGAGCCGTCCGACCCGACCGGGGAGCCCACACCCACCCCGTGACGGGGAACGCGGTGCCGATCCCGGCCGATGTGGCGCGCAGCGACTAGCGTGGATTCCGAGCCGCCCGGTTGGGAAAGGACTTGCAATGAGCGACGACCGCGACGAGTCCTCCCCCGCCGACGAGCCGACCCGCCCGCTGCCCCGACCCGGGGAGACCGCCCGTCAGGAGCCCGCCCCCGCGGTGTGGTCCGGGCGGGCCGGGGTGCCGGCACCGCGCCCGACGGAGTACCGCGAACCGGCCGGCGGCGGCTGGTACGCCGAGGAGCAGGCCGGCGGGCGCTGGTGGGCACCGATCGTGCTGGGCATCGTGGCGCTGCTGCTGCTCGGCCTGCTCGGCGTCGGTGTCTGGCTGATCCTCCGGGCGGAGGAGAGCCCCGGCCCCCGGCAGGGTGCGTCCGTCCGCCCGACCACCGCCCCGGCGAGCAGCGGGGCGCCGACGACCG is part of the Micromonospora olivasterospora genome and encodes:
- a CDS encoding acyl-CoA carboxylase subunit beta, with protein sequence MTLDGEALEQLRKRARAGGADKYHAANAAKGKLFARERVALLVDAGSFVEDGLYANALAEGLPADGVVTGTATIDGRPVCLMANDSTVKAGSWGARTVEKIIRIIERAYTAGVPMVYLVDSAGARITDQVELFPGRRGAGKIFWNQVRASGSIPQVCALFGPSAAGGAYIPAFCDVVAMVDGNASMYLGSDRMVEMVTGEKTTLEAMGGAKVHSAESGVGHFLCKTEAEALDVVRRYLSYLPANWTQQPPTAPAVEAPEKADLAALVPASERQAFDMRRYVKGLLDEGSFFEIQALWAKELTIGFGRLNGEVVGVVGNNSMFKGGVLFVDSADKATRFVQLCDAFNVPLLFLSDVPGFMVGSAVEKQGIIRHGAKMITAISEATVPKICVVVRKAYGAGLYAMAGPGFEPDATIALPTAKIAVMGAEAAVNAVYANKIAAIADEAERAAFVAAKREEYERDIDIVRLASELVVDAIVEPHELRAELVRRFAAARTKDRHFSRRRHGVTPV
- a CDS encoding acyl-CoA dehydrogenase family protein, with product MDFRLTEEHEALRESVREFAREVVAPVIAEHYEKHTFPYEIVRQMGKMGLFGLPFPEEHGGMGGDYFALCLALEELARVDSSVAITLEAAVSLGAMPIHRFGTAEQKARWLPKLVSGEALAGFGLTEPGFGSDAGGTQTRAVLDADEWVINGSKAFITNSGTDITALVTVTAVTGTRPDGAKELSTIIVPSGTPGFTVAPAYSKVGWTASDTHELTFDDCRVPAANLLGERGRGFAQFLRILDEGRIAIAALAVGLAQGCVDESVKYAKERQAFGRPIGNYQAIQFKIADMEMKAHTARLAYYDAAARMLAGEPFKRQAAIAKLHASTVAVDNAREATQIHGGYGFMNEYPVARFWRDSKILEIGEGTSEVQRMIIARDLGM
- a CDS encoding MarR family winged helix-turn-helix transcriptional regulator is translated as MDQNVFEDPRITAVGLLVEAHAGLSARFAAQFEQHGLSPVEFEVLTRLARSPGNQLRMTDLAAQTSLSTSGVTRVVDRMERDGLIRRRACPSDRRSSYAVVTAAGLERLDQTLPGHLRIIEEWFTGQLEPDVLRVLLEGLRQVRDAVHPGATAGSTGTVGEDGC
- a CDS encoding YceI family protein — its product is MTSSTGSVTREWDGLTIPTAGTYLLDAAHKRVGFVARHMMVSKVRGEFAEATATITVAEDPLESSVVATIQAASINTAQADRDAHLRSPEFLDAESFPTLEYRSTGVKSRNGNEFVLSGELTVKGVTRPVDLEVEFEGVGRTPFGTDVFGFTATTEIDREEFGLTWNVALETGGVLVGKKIKIEIEGEAVRQA
- a CDS encoding glutamate--cysteine ligase is translated as MGKDVEQGAFSREDRVRYRQKVRRCLDVFALMLDDFGFDADRPMTGLEIELNLVDAAAEPAMRNEEILAAIADPLFQTELGQFNLELNAQPRLIEGTGFADYERELRNSLDRADERAARSDARILLVGILPTLTERHLVVDNLSTNARYRVLNDQIVGARGEDIELDIRGVERLRTHTDSIAPEAACTSLQFHLQVAPDSFADYWNASQAIAGVQVAIGANSPFLYGRQLWAETRIALFQQATDTRPDELKAQGVRPRVWFGERWITSIFDLFEENVRYFPPLLPVCEDEDPVEVLHAGGVPELSELRLHNGTVYRWNRPVYDIMNGRPHLRVENRVLPAGPTVVDMLANAAFYFGLARGLAEADRPIWSQLTFSSAEENFHAAARRGMDAVLHWPRLGDVPVTKLVLDTLLPTAATGLDRFGVAPAERDRLLGIIEQRCRTGRNGAVWQTEAVWAAERHRRMDRDTALHHMVRRYAELQRGNEPVHTWPVD
- a CDS encoding PASTA domain-containing protein; translated protein: MNEVVGAMTDGITGGETYPGEPATDGPGRLTKALGAGLAVALLATIGATGGWLLAGDEGTPPAPPDAGAGARVTPSEASPPTVRTPAPTHRTSAPAQASGLTVPPVVGTDFEDARDELRDRRLGWRLVFGTGTGRQVARSTPPPGAPVSRGTTVTLYVAGPAPTLTVPDLLGDDCDDAADELVDEGFYPRYRTGRKGTVTAQHPGPDTPASWNDEVALTCGDEPSDPTGEPTPTP
- a CDS encoding PASTA domain-containing protein, producing the protein MSDDRDESSPADEPTRPLPRPGETARQEPAPAVWSGRAGVPAPRPTEYREPAGGGWYAEEQAGGRWWAPIVLGIVALLLLGLLGVGVWLILRAEESPGPRQGASVRPTTAPASSGAPTTEATTGGPSTTPPATTPAAVPMPPLVGLSRADAERILDELGIDHRVETRASDRPAGTVIETEPEAGRLVPAGQEAVLVVAAPPAPTTSAAPPTTGEPTATPTP